The proteins below are encoded in one region of Dioscorea cayenensis subsp. rotundata cultivar TDr96_F1 chromosome 18, TDr96_F1_v2_PseudoChromosome.rev07_lg8_w22 25.fasta, whole genome shotgun sequence:
- the LOC120282162 gene encoding probable carboxylesterase 2, whose protein sequence is MADNSEVDWEIPGHVRVYKDGHIERLVGYKHFLQPMYNSFYQVTSKDITINKETDVSARLYLPKQVENQPEKKFPVLVYYHGGAFCMGSTFSPLYHKYLKSLSSKANIIIVSVEYRLAPEHPLPIGYEDSWQALQWVISETNYDAWLQNHADFGRVFVSGDSAGGNIAHHMAMRIGSSEGMKVIKGMVLVHPYFWGVERLECEIEKAGNESSKALPVDAVDKMWPSVCPGTSGNDDDRINPFVEGAPSLAGLGCEKVMVCVAAKDLLSGRGRIYYEKLKSSGWKGMVEFLESHGEDHCFHLLNPGCDKALEMMKCLVDFFN, encoded by the coding sequence ATGGCAGACAACAGTGAAGTTGATTGGGAAATCCCCGGTCATGTCCGAGTATACAAAGATGGTCACATAGAGAGGCTCGTAGGTTATAAACACTTCCTTCAGCCAATGTATAATTCTTTTTATCAAGTTACTTCCAAAGACATAACCATAAATAAAGAAACCGATGTTTCAGCTCGTCTTTATCTACCAAAACAAGTAGAAAACCAGCCAGAAAAGAAGTTCCCAGTTCTTGTTTATTATCATGGTGGTGCCTTCTGCATGGGAAGTACTTTCTCTCCACTGTACCACAAATATCTCAAGTCACTCTCATCCAAAGCCAACATAATCATAGTCTCAGTAGAGTATAGGTTAGCACCAGAGCATCCTCTTCCAATTGGATATGAAGATTCATGGCAGGCACTTCAATGGGTGATCTCAGAGACTAATTATGATGCATGGTTGCAAAACCATGCAGACTTTGGACGTGTGTTTGTGAGTGGAGATAGTGCAGGAGGGAACATAGCTCATCACATGGCGATGAGGATTGGGTCCAGTGAAGGGATGAAGGTGATCAAAGGGATGGTTTTGGTGCACCCTTATTTTTGGGGAGTTGAGAGGTTGGAGTGTGAGATTGAAAAGGCTGGAAATGAATCCTCAAAAGCATTACCTGTAGATGCAGTTGATAAGATGTGGCCATCTGTGTGTCCTGGGACAAGTGGGAATGATGATGATAGGATTAACCCTTTTGTAGAGGGTGCCCCTTCACTTGCAGGGTTGGGTTGTGAGAAGGTTATGGTTTGTGTGGCTGCTAAAGACTTGTTGAGTGGAAGGGGTAGGATTTATTATGAGAAGCTGAAGAGTAGCGGATGGAAAGGAATGGTTGAGTTTTTAGAATCTCATGGAGAAGACCATTGTTTTCATCTCCTTAATCCTGGTTGTGATAAAGCTTTGGAGATGATGAAGTGTTTGGTTGATTTCTTTAACTAA
- the LOC120281921 gene encoding probable carboxylesterase 2: MATNNEVVWEVPSYLRVYKDGHVERLAHPGPDFVPATYDPINEVSSKDIIIEPNTGVSARLYLPKRVENKPEKRFPVLVYYHGGGFFVGSAFSSWNQNNLNLLSSKANIIIVSVEYRLAPEHPLPTGYEDSWQALQWVISETNNDEAWLQNHADFGRVFVSGDSAGGNIAHHMVMRIGSSEGMKVIKGMVLVHPYFWGVERLECEIEKAGNESSKVLTVDSLDKIWPSVCPGTSGNDDDRINPFVDGAPSLAGLGCEKVMVCVAAKDLLSGRGKIYYEKLKSSGWKGIMVELLESHGEDHCFHLFNPGCDKALEMMKCLVGFFN, from the coding sequence ATGGCAACAAACAATGAAGTTGTTTGGGAAGTGCCCAGTTATCTACGTGTATACAAAGATGGGCATGTAGAGAGGCTAGCACACCCAGGGCCTGATTTCGTACCTGCAACTTATGATCCTATAAATGAAGTTTCTTCTAAAGATATAATCATTGAACCGAACACTGGTGTTTCAGCTCGTCTTTATCTACCAAAACGAGTAGAAAACAAGCCGGAAAAGAGATTCCCAGTTCTTGTTTATTATCATGGTGGTGGGTTCTTTGTAGGAAGTGCTTTCTCTTCATGGAATCAAAACAATCTCAACTTACTCTCATCCAAAGCCAACATAATCATAGTGTCAGTGGAGTATAGGTTAGCACCAGAGCATCCTCTTCCAACTGGATATGAAGATTCATGGCAGGCACTTCAATGGGTGATCTCAGAGACTAATAATGATGAGGCGTGGTTACAAAACCATGCAGACTTTGGACGTGTTTTTGTGAGTGGAGATAGTGCAGGAGGGAACATAGCTCATCACATGGTGATGAGGATTGGGTCCAGTGAAGGGATGAAGGTGATCAAAGGGATGGTTTTGGTGCACCCTTATTTTTGGGGAGTTGAGAGGTTGGAGTGTGAGATTGAAAAGGCTGGAAATGAATCCTCAAAAGTATTAACTGTAGATTCACTGGATAAGATATGGCCATCTGTGTGTCCTGGGACAAGTGGGAATGATGATGATAGGATTAACCCTTTTGTGGATGGTGCCCCTTCACTTGCAGGGTTGGGTTGTGAGAAGGTTATGGTTTGTGTGGCTGCTAAAGACTTGTTGAGTGGAAGGGGTAAGATTTATTATGAGAAGCTGAAGAGTAGCGGATGGAAAGGAATAATGGTTGAGCTTTTAGAATCTCATGGAGAAGACCATTGTTTTCATCTCTTTAATCCTGGTTGTGATAAAGCTTTGGAGATGATGAAGTGTTTGGTTGGTTTCTTTAACTAA